Part of the Caulifigura coniformis genome, CTTACGTCAGCCATTTCACCGGGACCGATCTCATCGTCTCCCACATCGAGCGGCACGTCTGCCCGACGATCACGAGCGACCAGATCATCGGCGGCAAAACGTTCCGGTTCAGTGGTGACACTCGTCCGCATATCGTCGTGATCGCGTCCGAGCCGGAATACGACACGGCCCGCACGCTGACGGAATTCGCCGTCCCGCATCTCGGAAAGGATTTCCGCGTCACGCATCTCTATGGCGATGCGAAGAAGGACAATGAGATTCCGGGACTCGAAGCGCTGAACGACGCCGACGTGATGCTGCTGAGCGTCCGCCGCCGCACGCTGCGGGCCGAGCAGTTGGAGATCGTGAAGAACTACATCGCCGCCGGAAAGCCGGCCGTCGGCATTCGCACGGCCAGCCATGCCTTCAGCCTGCGGAAAGGCGAAACCCCGCCCGGCCATGCCCAGTGGCCCGAGCTGGATGCGCAGGTCTGGGGCGGCCATTACTCGAATCACTACGCCAACAACCTGAAGTGCGAGATCACGTTCACCCCGGAAGCGGCCCCGCACCCGATCATGGCGGGCATCGAGCAGAAGCCGTTCATGGCGGGTGGATCGCTGTACCAGACCGCTCCCCTCGAACCAGGCACGACCGTGCTGCAGATGGGAAAGGTGCACGCCAAGGAAGCAGAGCCGGTGTCATGGACGTTCACCCGCAAAGACGGCGGGAAGTCGTTCTATACGTCGCTCGGTTATGTGGGCGATTTCCAGAACCCGGTGTTCACGTCGATGCTGACGAACGCCGTGTACTGGGCGGCCGGGAAAACGCCGGCAAAACGCCCCTGACGGCGACGGCCCGGCTGCGCCTGCCTTCTTCGGCGTATTTCGAGCTCCTCTTGCAGCGGCCCTGGTAAGCAGGCCGAAGAGTTATGGGTTATCTCCGCAAACTCGGCGACCTCCCACGCAATCCGCCGATCACGTCGATCGTGCTGGTCGTCTGCATCGCACTGTTTGCCTTCATCCACAGGAACCCTGATGGGGACAGCCTGCAGGCGCTGGAGTCAGCGGGCTGGCGCGATGCGAATGCGATCTGGGAAGGCCAGTGGTGGCCCCTCATCACCACGGCGTTTCTGCACTACGAGTTGTGGCACCTCGCGTTCAACATGTACTGGCTGTGGGTTCTCGGGGGTCGACTCGAGCTTGAGATCGGATCGGCGAGATTTCTCGCCTTCGTGCTGACCGCCGCGTTCTTCACCTCGGCCATGCAGCTGGCTGTTTCGAGCACGACAGGTATCGGTTTCTCGGGCGTTGGGTATGCGATCTTCGGGCTGATGTGGGTGGCCCGTCGATGGCGCCCCGCGTTTGCCGTCGTGCTGACGCCGAGAATCTGCCAACTGTTCATCTTCTGGATGTTTGGCTGCCTGTTCATGACATGGGCCAGTGATCTGGACATCGGAAACACGGCCCATTTCTCAGGCCTGCTGTTCGGCGCCATCGCTTCGCCGCTGCTGGCCCAGCCTGCACGGAAGCGGCCCGCACTGATCGGACTGGCGGCGAGTCTGAGTGTCGCTGTGCTGAGCCTGGTCTGGGCGCCCTGGAATACCCATTGGATCGGCAATCGGGCCTACCAGGCTCACGTCGACGGCAACTACCAGAAGGCCATCGACCTCTATGCGAAGGTGCTCGAACGCGACCCGCAGGCCGGATGGGCCCGCACGTGCATGGAGTACGCCAGGCAGGCGCTCGCGTCGTCGCCGGCTCCTTCCTCCGATTGAACAAACGTGTCCCGCCTCGCCTGGGTCTTGAGTCACTTCAACTCGAAGGACTGCTCGACGACCGTCTCCTTCTCGCCCACCGTCAGCGCCAGCGTGGAACGCTCGTTGTATTCGCCGGGGACGATCGACTTCGTCTCGGCCACCTCCCGCGGCTCCGCTCCCGGCTCCTCGACGCGAATCATCTTCCCCGTCGACTTCTGTCCGGTGATCTCGACGCGATAGTCGCCGGGAATCGGTCCGAATGCCTGCTCGATGAGAAAGGTTCCGTTCTCAATGCGTCCGGAGGCGACGTGTCCATTGCCGAGCGGGAACAGGGTGACCGTCCCCGTTTCGAGCGGCTCCCCCTTCATCGTCACCGATCCGCGCACTTCACGGCGGTTCAGTTCGACTCCGCCCGAGCATCCCGTCAGGGACGCCATCAAGACAATCGCGGCCGTCAGACTGCTCCTCGCTGGTGTCGACATCGCCCGGCCCTGATCGTTCACGTGTGCTCACCATTCCCCGACCAGGTCGCGGTAGCGTTCCGTGCTGAGCGCCTGCCAGGTCGTCAGGTCGATGCTGTCCGCGGACCATCGAACCGAGCCGTCGCAGAGGAGCACCTGAACGCCGCCGACATGGTGACTGCGAGACGCCAGAGCCGACTGCCCGCGGCCTGTGGCCGTCAGTTCGGGAGCTGGTTCATACGGAAGGTTGAACCGCGGATTGTCGATGCAGGTCGCGATCTCGCAGTAGTCGGACGCGCGCGAATTGGGCGTCAGGCGCGTGGAGATCTGGTAGCAGTTGGAGTCGTCGTTCCAGATCCGCCCGCGGCGGTCGACGCCACCCGCGCCGATCCCCTTGAGCATCTCCATCATCGCGAGCGTGTTGCTCGTGCCATCCTTGATGCGGCTGATCGTCGCGCCGTAGTTCAGGCCGAACGGCGAGCAGACGGGCACCGAACCGCCCGGTTCATTGCTGCTTGAGCCGTTCCCGTCGAGATCGAGATAGCGGTGCATGCCCCAGTTCAGTCCGTAGTTGCCGAAGGCCTCCCGCGGATTCATCAGCTGGCTGCCGGACGTCGGATCAGTCGGGCAGACGTAGACTGGAATCGGGTTCAGCGGCAGGTTGGCATTGGTTCCCTGATGCCAGCTCTTGGAGAGATCGGCCTGGTTGAAGAGCACGGCCAGGTCGAGCTGCGGCAGGATCTGGAGGATGAACGGCATGCGGTAGCGGTTGCCGGTCGTGAAGTCGACCCGCACCGCCCCGGGCGGGAACTGCCGGAACGCGGACTCGTAGCTGTGAATCGCAATTCCCAGCTGCTTGAGATTGTTTCGACAGTGCGTGCGGCGCGACGACTCCCGCGCCTGCTGAACGGCCGGAAGGAGCAGGGCGACGAGGATCGCAATGACGGCGATGACGGCGAGAAGTTCGACGAGGGTGAATGCGGATCGGTTGGCCCGATCAGGCCCGCGGGAGTCTGTCAATGGGGCAGCCCAGCCCATGGAAGCAACCTCGATGAAAACCGCGACGGTCGGAAGCGATTCGCGCCCTCAAGCACTCGGGGCAGCCCTGCCCATTCCTATTTAGACAAACGAAGTCGCGTCACGCCAGTCAAAAACGATTCCAACGCCAGGAATCGAGTTCCAATGTCAGACGAGGACGTGCGTCGTGATCCATTCCACCAGCTCTTCACGAGACGTCTGACCTGCGGCGATCGCCAGCGCGATTCTCACTCCGTCCTCCGTAAGAAACCGCAGCGGAACGTCATTGAGCAGCAGGAAGGTGCGCATCGCGGCCCATCCGACCCGCTTGTTGCCATCCACAAACGGGTGGTTGTTCATGAGCGAGAACCCGAGCGAGGCAGCCTTTTCAATGACGGTCGGATAGAGATCCCGCCCTCCAAATGACATCCGCGGCTGGGCAACCGCGGAGTCGAGCAGAGCCACATCTCTCAACCCGGGCAGCCCGCCGTTGGCGGCCAGCGCCGCTCGGTGAATGAAGAGGACCTCAGCTTGCGTGAGGTACTGGATCACGCCAGGTGCCGCAGGATTTCGGCGTCGTCTTGAAAGACCTGTTTGACCGCTTCGGCAACCTCGGGCGACGGATCGAATTCAGTCTCCAGCGTGGCCCAATCCACGGGGCGGGTCACCTTCTCCGCCGCAGAATCATCCACGACTCCGTTGGTCGGAAGCGTGTGTTGCGCGGCCTTGACCTGTGAAGACATGTGGAACGTCGATGAACTGGGGAAGGGCGACAATCAAGTCGATGCTTCGATCACCATCCAGCCAAAGTATATGCGGCGGCTTTACGCGTCATACCCCAGATTCGGCATCAGCCACTTCTCCACCTCTGCGATGCTGACGTCCTTCCGCTTCGCGTAATCCTCCACCTGGTCCCGCGTCAGGCGATCGACCGCGAAGTAGCGGCATTCCGGATGCGCGAAATACAGACCGCTCACGCTCGAGGCGGGCCACATCGCGAAACTGTCGGTCAACTGGATGCCGGCGGCCTGTTCCGCGTTCAGCAGGTCGAACAGCGGCCGCTTCAGCGTGTGGTCCGGGCACGCGGGATAGCCAAACGCCGGCCGGATGCCGCGATACTCTTCCTCGACCATTTGCTCGGTCGTCAGTCCTTCCGTCTTCCCGTAGCCCCAGTCGACTCGGGCCTGCCGGTGGAGGTATTCCGCGAACGCCTCGGCCAGCCGGTCGGCCACGGCCTTGGCCATGATCGAGTTGTAGTCGTCGTGCCTGGCCTCGAACTCACGGGCCAGTTCATCACAGCCCAGACCCGTCGTCACGGCGAAGGCGCCGATGGAATCGATCCGCCCGCTCTCGACCGGCGCGATGTAGTCGGCCAGGGACCGGAAGTCCTTCTGGCCACGTCGCTCCCACTGCTGCCGCAGCATCGGGAACCGGACGAGTTCGACGCCCGCATCGCCGACAATCTTCGGCGGCTCGCGCCACAGGACGATATCGTCGCCGATGGAACTGGCCGGCCAGAAGCCGTACACGCCTCGTGCGACGAACAGCTTCTCGCGGATGATGCGGTCCAGCAGGGTGTTGGCGTCGTCGTACAGCTTCTTCGCCTCTTCTCCCACGGCCGGGTCGTCGAAGATGCGGGGATACTTCCCTTTCAGCTCCCAGGTCATGAAGAAAGGAGACCAGTCGATATAAGGACGCAGGGTTTCAAGCGGCTGGTTCTCGAGGATCTTCGTGCCGAAGAATGCCGGTTGCGGGAGGTCGACGGCGACCCAATCGGTCGCAAAGCGGCGGGCACGCGCGTCTTCAATCGGCACGAGCGTCTGCTGCTGCCGCTGGGAAAACGCCTGGCGGTCCCGCTCCTGCTGCTCGGCGTTGTGGCGCGCGAAGTCTTCCCGCAGGTGCGCATCCAGCAGCTTCTCGACGACGGGCACCGAGAACGAAGCATCCTTCACGTGCACCACGGAGTGCCCGTACTGCGGCGCGATCTTGACGGCTGTATGCCGGGCCGAGGTTGTGGCGCCGCCGATCAGGAGCGGCAGCTTGTAGTCCTGCCGGGCCATCTCGCGGGCGACAGTCACCATTTCATCGAGCGACGGGGTAATCAGTCCGGACAGGCCGATCGCATCGGCCTTCATCTTGATCGCCGTTTCGAGAATCTTGTCGCAGGGGACCATCACGCCGAGGTCGATGACCTCGAAGTTGTTGCACCGCAGCACGACGCCGACGATGTTCTTGCCGATGTCGTGGACGTCTCCCTTCACCGTCGCGAGAACGATGGTTCCGCGGGCGCTTGGGTTCATGGCGGCGTCATCCGGCAGGAGGCCGGCCGCCTTCTCGGCATCCATGAACGGTTCGAGGTAGGCGACCGCTTTCTTCATCACGCGGGCGCTTTTGACGACCTGCGGCAGGAACATCTTCCCTTCGCCGAATAGCCCGCCGACGACCTGCATGCCGTCCATGAGGGGGCCCTGGATCACGTTCAGCGGCCGGCCGTATTTCACCCGCGCTTCTTCGGCATCTTCGTCGATGAATTCCATGATGCCCTTGAGCAGGGCATGCTGGAGGCGTTCCTCGACGGTTCCCTTCCGCCACTCCAGCGTCGTATCAACCCCTCCCTTGTCGGTCTTCTTCGCCTTGATCTGCTCGCCATATTCGATGAGCCGGTCGGTGGAGTCCGGGCGGCGGTTCAGGAGGACGTCTTCGCAGTATTCGCGAAGGACGGGATCGATCTCGTCATACACCTCGAGCTGTCCGGCGTTGACGATGCCCATGTCCAGGCCGGCGCGGATCGCGTGGTACAGGAAGCAGGCGTTCATCGCCTCACGGACCACTTCGTTGCCGCGGAAAGAGAACGAGACGTTGCTCACGCCGCCGCTCGTCTTCGCGCCCGGACAGAGTTCCTTCACACGCCGCACGGCCTCGAAGAACTCGACGGCGTAGTTGGCATGCTCGTCCATGCCGGTGCCGACGGTGAGGATGTTCGTGTCGAAGATGATGTCTTCCGGCGCGAAGCCGGCCTTCCCGGTGAGCAGGTCGTACGCCCGCTTCGAGATGGAGACCTTGTCATCGGCCGTGACGGCCTGGCCCGTTTCGTCGAACGCCATCACGACGACGGCCGCCCCGTACGAACGGACCGTCCGGGCCTGCTCGAGGAACTTCTCTTCGCCTTCTTTCAGGCTGATCGAGTTGACGACCCCCTTGCCGGCGAGGCATTTCAGGCCCGTTTCGATCACGCTGAACTTCGAGCTGTCGACCATCACCGGAACTTTGTTGACGTCCGGATCGTCCGACAGCAGATGCAGGAACCGGGTCATCTCGGCGTCGGCGTCGAGCAGACCTTCGTCCATGTTGACGTCGATCATGTTCGCCCCGCCTTCAATCTGCTGGCGGGCAACGGCGAGCGCCTCGTCGTACTTCTTCTCCTTGATCAGCCGGGCAAATTTTTTCGACCCCGTGACGTTCGTCCGCTCGCCGACGATCAGGAACGGGTTCGGCGCATCGGCGCTCGAAGGCTTCAGTTCGACAAGCTCCGTCCCGCTGTATTCCGACGAACGCGATCGCTCCGGGATCGGACGCGGCTTGATCCCTTCAATCGCCTTGCCGGCCCGAGAGATGAACTCGGGAGTCGTTCCACAGCAGCCGCCGACGATGTTGACCCAGCCGCTCGCGGCCAGCTCGCGGATCACGCCCGAGAACTCGGTCGGGTTGGAATCGAATCCGCCCAGGCCGTTGGGCATACCGGCGTTGGGATAACAGCTCGTGTAGACCGGGGCGCGCTGCGAGAGCGCCTCCATGTAGGGACGGATCTGCTTCGGTCCCAGCGAACAGTTGAGCCCGACGCTGAACATCGGCACGTGCGAGACGGCGGCCCAGAAGGCTTCGAGCGTCTGCCCGGTCAGTGTGCGGCCTCCCTGGAAGATCGTTCCGGAGACCATCACCGGAACCTTCATCCCCCGTTCTTCGAACACCTTGCCGATGGCGAACAGGCAGGCCTTCATGTTGAGGGTGTCGAACGACGTTTCCGGCAGCAGGATGTCGACGCCGCCGTCGAGCAGGCCGCGAACCTGTTCGGCATACGAATCGGCCATCTGGTCGAACGACACCTTGCGCTCGCCCGGATGCTCCGCATTGAACGACAGAAGAACGTTGGTTGGTCCGATGCTGCCCGCCACGAATCGAGGCTTGCCCGGGTTCTTCTTCGTGTAGGCGTCGGCCTCGCGTT contains:
- a CDS encoding isochorismatase family protein, with product MQTRRVFLATCLIACCVSASAADGRLNLTLRKQVPVSAGVKQFHTVTESQAWNPAETAIILCDVWDSHTCENAVKRVNELSPRLNEVVVALRKAGATVIHAPSNCMDTYKDHPGRKRAMETPKSKSLPTDIEKWCYKIPAEEQGVYPIDQTDGGNDDEPEQRAAWMEKLVQEGRNPKRPWVKQTDIIVVDDSKDYITDLGDEVWSILETRGVKNVILAGVHTNMCVLGRPFGLRRMAENGKNVVLLRDMTDTMYNPKSAPYVSHFTGTDLIVSHIERHVCPTITSDQIIGGKTFRFSGDTRPHIVVIASEPEYDTARTLTEFAVPHLGKDFRVTHLYGDAKKDNEIPGLEALNDADVMLLSVRRRTLRAEQLEIVKNYIAAGKPAVGIRTASHAFSLRKGETPPGHAQWPELDAQVWGGHYSNHYANNLKCEITFTPEAAPHPIMAGIEQKPFMAGGSLYQTAPLEPGTTVLQMGKVHAKEAEPVSWTFTRKDGGKSFYTSLGYVGDFQNPVFTSMLTNAVYWAAGKTPAKRP
- a CDS encoding rhomboid family intramembrane serine protease — protein: MGYLRKLGDLPRNPPITSIVLVVCIALFAFIHRNPDGDSLQALESAGWRDANAIWEGQWWPLITTAFLHYELWHLAFNMYWLWVLGGRLELEIGSARFLAFVLTAAFFTSAMQLAVSSTTGIGFSGVGYAIFGLMWVARRWRPAFAVVLTPRICQLFIFWMFGCLFMTWASDLDIGNTAHFSGLLFGAIASPLLAQPARKRPALIGLAASLSVAVLSLVWAPWNTHWIGNRAYQAHVDGNYQKAIDLYAKVLERDPQAGWARTCMEYARQALASSPAPSSD
- a CDS encoding DUF1559 domain-containing protein, translated to MGWAAPLTDSRGPDRANRSAFTLVELLAVIAVIAILVALLLPAVQQARESSRRTHCRNNLKQLGIAIHSYESAFRQFPPGAVRVDFTTGNRYRMPFILQILPQLDLAVLFNQADLSKSWHQGTNANLPLNPIPVYVCPTDPTSGSQLMNPREAFGNYGLNWGMHRYLDLDGNGSSSNEPGGSVPVCSPFGLNYGATISRIKDGTSNTLAMMEMLKGIGAGGVDRRGRIWNDDSNCYQISTRLTPNSRASDYCEIATCIDNPRFNLPYEPAPELTATGRGQSALASRSHHVGGVQVLLCDGSVRWSADSIDLTTWQALSTERYRDLVGEW
- a CDS encoding type II toxin-antitoxin system death-on-curing family toxin, giving the protein MIQYLTQAEVLFIHRAALAANGGLPGLRDVALLDSAVAQPRMSFGGRDLYPTVIEKAASLGFSLMNNHPFVDGNKRVGWAAMRTFLLLNDVPLRFLTEDGVRIALAIAAGQTSREELVEWITTHVLV
- the metH gene encoding methionine synthase is translated as MSTLSDNVTPRLQELLSERILLIDGSMGALLMSKGLVDEDYRGKRFADHPIDLKNATDILCLTQPEMIAGIHRDYLEAGADIIETNTFQGSSVTLKEFGLEHLTREMNRVAVELAKREADAYTKKNPGKPRFVAGSIGPTNVLLSFNAEHPGERKVSFDQMADSYAEQVRGLLDGGVDILLPETSFDTLNMKACLFAIGKVFEERGMKVPVMVSGTIFQGGRTLTGQTLEAFWAAVSHVPMFSVGLNCSLGPKQIRPYMEALSQRAPVYTSCYPNAGMPNGLGGFDSNPTEFSGVIRELAASGWVNIVGGCCGTTPEFISRAGKAIEGIKPRPIPERSRSSEYSGTELVELKPSSADAPNPFLIVGERTNVTGSKKFARLIKEKKYDEALAVARQQIEGGANMIDVNMDEGLLDADAEMTRFLHLLSDDPDVNKVPVMVDSSKFSVIETGLKCLAGKGVVNSISLKEGEEKFLEQARTVRSYGAAVVVMAFDETGQAVTADDKVSISKRAYDLLTGKAGFAPEDIIFDTNILTVGTGMDEHANYAVEFFEAVRRVKELCPGAKTSGGVSNVSFSFRGNEVVREAMNACFLYHAIRAGLDMGIVNAGQLEVYDEIDPVLREYCEDVLLNRRPDSTDRLIEYGEQIKAKKTDKGGVDTTLEWRKGTVEERLQHALLKGIMEFIDEDAEEARVKYGRPLNVIQGPLMDGMQVVGGLFGEGKMFLPQVVKSARVMKKAVAYLEPFMDAEKAAGLLPDDAAMNPSARGTIVLATVKGDVHDIGKNIVGVVLRCNNFEVIDLGVMVPCDKILETAIKMKADAIGLSGLITPSLDEMVTVAREMARQDYKLPLLIGGATTSARHTAVKIAPQYGHSVVHVKDASFSVPVVEKLLDAHLREDFARHNAEQQERDRQAFSQRQQQTLVPIEDARARRFATDWVAVDLPQPAFFGTKILENQPLETLRPYIDWSPFFMTWELKGKYPRIFDDPAVGEEAKKLYDDANTLLDRIIREKLFVARGVYGFWPASSIGDDIVLWREPPKIVGDAGVELVRFPMLRQQWERRGQKDFRSLADYIAPVESGRIDSIGAFAVTTGLGCDELAREFEARHDDYNSIMAKAVADRLAEAFAEYLHRQARVDWGYGKTEGLTTEQMVEEEYRGIRPAFGYPACPDHTLKRPLFDLLNAEQAAGIQLTDSFAMWPASSVSGLYFAHPECRYFAVDRLTRDQVEDYAKRKDVSIAEVEKWLMPNLGYDA